In Methanofollis aquaemaris, the genomic window TCGGGCGGGATGTTGTGGATCTGCGAGACAACCTGGAGCACCTTCTTGGCCTCAAAGTTGACCCCGTTCTGAAAGAGGGATCCGCCAGCGCGGGAACCTCATCATCTGTTTCCAGAGATGTCGTCAATGTTTGAGATACGAGATTGAAAAGATACGCTGCGTGCTGGAGCGCCACGAGAGCGAATGACCCCTGCGACCATTCAGGAGACGGCGACCCGCCGGCGCGAGAGAGCAGGGTAACATCCCTCCTCCCTCCGTTGGGGGGCGGCCCGCGGATCACCCGCACCGTTCCCTCACCTCGAGTGGTCTCACGCCTTCCCTCATCATCCGCATCGATGCGCTGCCCCCGGACCATTCTTTCAGCAGACCCCCCTGTTTTTCAGCGATCTTCAGCAGGTTTCAGCATGTGCTGCCATTCAACGGGCGACGAAGCATGGTTTGATCACTATTTTCTCCATCATACGATGAGATCACAGGATCATTTCAGCATCCCGGGGTTCGCACGCACACACTCCTCCGGACAGCGAGGAACCGGTGATGCCGTGTGGGGGGGTGTTTTGCTGTACTTTAGTATTGAGAGAGAGATCTATCTCTCTCTCAATACTGGTACAGTGGAATTCAGCGCTTTTCCTGGCCCTTTGATCATGACAGCACCTGCTGAAAATCTGCTGAAAACCTGCTGAAATGCTGAAAGAATGGTCCGGGATCACCGCACCGCACACACATGAGAGGATGCCCCCCTGAGGATTATAATATCAAGTGACGCAGGGCGAATGTGAGGTAATGCTCAAGAACTCTCGTCATGACAGGGAGGGGGACGGGAACAGAGCACATCACCCCCCTATCCTCACCATGGAGGGGTCCGGGCGGTCAGCCCCCCAGGGCGAGAGCGTGACAAAAATTTCTTCGGTTTTCTGTGAGGCGGCCCGTATGATCGACGTGCCTTTCCACACGCTCGCACCGGGGGCGCTTCCCCCGGACCCCCGGGATTGCGATAGGGCCGGGAAGGCAGCGAGGAGATCATCAAGATGGTGGTGCTGTCCCCGGCGCTCTCCTCATGTGGGGAACCAGAGGGGTCAGACCCCCGCACAAAGACCCGTACAGACAATTTTTTCACGGCCAAAAATTTCTGTCGTTCAATCGCATGCTCCTGGCGACCTTTTGTTCTTGACTTGCCACCGCGATTGATCAGAGCGACCGGGCGAAGATGCCCGCGCTCCGCACACCGCCACCGGTTCACTCCCCAAATTCACAGGCCCCATTTCTGCAGAAAAAAACCAGAGTGCCCGCCGGATCTTCGGCGTCTTCGAAATGTCCGGGGGGCGGAGAGGGCCAGGCCCATCCGTCACCTTTTTCTTTTGTGACGTAGAACTTATAGAGGCCCATAGCCCGGTAGTGTAGCGGTCAATCATGGGGGACTCTGGATCCCCCGACAGCAGTTCGAATCTGCTCCGGGCTACTCCTTTTCCGACAGACTGATGCTTGAGCCGGTGCTATCGTCAGGCATGAAACGGCCGTACCTGGTCGGGGCCGGCATCCGCTCCGACGACGAGAAGACCTTCCCGGCCCTGGCAGCGATGTACCACACGGGCGAGATCGACCACATCCAGGTCCAGATAAACCCCGAAGATCAGCAGACCTTCAAACGGCACATCGAGACGATCGCTGCAGGCGGGGTGAAGGTCGTCGTCCACGCCCCCCACCACGGCCACGGCCTCAACCCCTGCGCACCGACCGCCTACGAGACCTGGTCAGAGGTCGAAGCGCGGGCCTGGACCGAACTCGCCCTCGCAGAGACCGCCGAGGCCGCGGATCTCACCGGCGCGGAGACGATCGTCCTCCACACCGGACGCTACCTGCCGGGCAGAGAAGAAGAAGCGGTGGCCACCTTCGAGACCTTCCTCGACGAGTTCTTCGACCCACGGTTTGTCCTCGAAAACCTCCCCTCCGTCTACGCCGACTACCCCCTCCTCGGCAACACCGCCGACGAACTCAAGAGCCTCGGGGGCGGGCGGATACGCGGCTACTGCCTCGACTTCGCCCACCTCTTCTGCACGGCAAATTATCTCGGGGTTCCCTACGCCGACCTCCTCGCCCCCTTCGCCGACCTCCCCCTCCTCCTCTTCCACCTCTCCAACAGCAGGCGGGGTTCGATCACCGACGAACACCTCGCCCTCGACCACCCGGAGGGGGGCCTCAACTTCGCAGAGGTCGTCCCCTTCATCGCCGCGCACCCGACGATCGAGACAAGCCTGGAGTACAAGGAGAACGATCCGGCAGTCTACGTGGCGCAGCTCAAGGCCTTCGACGCGCTCTACCGGGAACATCTCTGAGAACGAAAAATCAGTTGCGTATAAAATCTTGATCGCTCTCCTCCCGACAGGGGAGCGGGCAGAAACCGGGGCATTCTGTCGTCCCCGGCGCGAGACAACGGCGAAGGTGTTGCGATGGGGATCGCACGTCGGACCATCACGGGGATTGATCGACGGGTGTGAGAACGCAGGGGATGAGATCAGAACAGCCGGCCGTCTTCTCTGAGCCCCGCGATGTGGAACTCGATTGCCTCGCGCATCCGCGCATCCGCTCCTCCGCCTCCTCCATGCTCGCCCCCGCGACAACACATCCCGGAAGGTCAGGGGAATATGCCGAATAGTTCCCGTCGGCCTTTTCGACGATAACAGAAAACTGATCCATGCACTCCTCCTCTCTTTTTCAGAGCCTTTCGCACAAAAAAAGATCAGGCCAGGAAGGCCGCGAGCACCCCGCTGAGGAAGACCCCGTCGAAGGTGCCCGCACCCCCGATGCTCACCATCGGAGCGCCCAGTTCACCAAGCCGTCTGAGGTTGAGGAGGTCGGCACCGATGAGCGTCCCGAGCGTCCCCGAGATATAGGCGATCACCGGCGCGGCGATCACCGCCGCCTCGCCCCCGCCCACAAAGAGCGAGAGGACAAGGGCGACGATGAGGGCGGCCAGTGGCGGGACGAAGAAGGGCGTGGCGATCCCGAGGCCGGGCACCGGACGGGCCACCCGATGCGTGATCAGGGCAACGATCAGCACCCCGACCAGAGCAAGGAAAAAGACCGTGGTCCCGCCCGGGATCAGCAGCGCACGGCCCAGGAGATAGACCGAGATGAAGAGAGGGATCAGCGCCCCGCCGAGATTGATCGCCACCGTCGTCTCGGGCGCGACCTCCGGTATCCGGTAGACCCACCCGTAGAAGGGGCTGTAGGTCTTCTCCATCCGCACCGGTCCGCCGGTCTTGAGCGTGGTGAGCGGGATGTTCACCAGGCTCCCGACCAGCGTGAAGATGAGGATGAGGAACACCGTGCCCGCCGAGAAACCGAGTTTGGCAAAGGCCGAACCGATGATGCTGAGGAAGAGGAACGGGATCAGGAAGAGGAGTACAAGGAAGAGAAAACCGATCATCAGCAGGCTGAACGGATTGAAGAAACACCTGCGGGCCATGAAGAAAAGAAGGTGAAGATCTTATTTCAGGGCTTCGCAGACGATGGCCGCGTGATCGTGATGGTAGGGCTCAAGCCACTTCACCTCTTTCACCACAAGCCCGCCCTCCTCCAGGGCCCTGACCGTCTCGTCCGCAACCTCCTTCGGACTCTTCCTGATGTCCACACTCCTGGTCTTGAGCATCAGGATGAACGTCCCACCCGGCCGGAGGAAGGGGAGGTTTGCGAGAGCGATCCGCACCTGATCGGGTTGGGCTACGTCCTGGTAGATGAGGTCGACTGTCTCGACGACTCCCTGATAGGCCGCGGGCCGCCCGGCATCGGCCATGATCGGGATGATGTTCTTTCTGTGCCGGCAGACTTCGAGGAGATCCTGCATCGGCCGCGGGGCGAACTCCACCGCATAGGCCACCTCCACATAGTCGGCAACATGGGAGACCGTCGTGCCGTTGGCCGCACCCAGGTACAGCACCCGCAGGTCTGCGGTGAGGTCGAAGGTGCCGCCCAGCATCGCATACGCCGCAAACTTCGAGCGGTATGGGTTCCATACGCGGCACTCCCCGACCATCCGCTCCCCATATACCCCTCCCTCGCCTGGCGAGACGAGGACACCGTCGAGCCAGATCATGCCAACTCTCCCGCGGCGTCGATCCGCGCCTGCGCCTTATCAAGGAAAGCCTCGTCCAGTTCACCGCGATAACAGTCAATGCGCGCCGCGATGACCAGTTTGGCGGCAAGCACCCGTGCCACCCGCCCCCGAAGGTTCCTGGGGGCATTGTGGACGCGCCGGTGCTGGAAGATCACCCCGTGTTTCGGGGATGGGGCACTGCCCCTGATATGGGCGAAGAGGGCCGAGCGCGCGCCGAGCACCTGGACCGTCGCCCCCGGCATCCTGGAGAGAGGGACAAGCCCTCCCGCAGCGGCCATCAACCTGGCCGCGACCAGGCCGCCGACGAGAGCGCTGGTGTTCGGGAGGACGACGTCCGCCTGCCTGGAAACATCACGCGCCAGACGTCTGCGCATCTCTCCGAGGGCCTCGATCTCCCGGCCCACCTGCCGCAGCGGCGGTGAACGACTCCGCATGATCTTGCCGCCGAGGGCCTTCCCGCCCCGGCGGTATTTCCGGGTGAACCCCGGATCGATGACGGCCTGCCAGTCCACCGCCCGCTCGAGGAGGAGGTTGATGACATGGTCGACCTCGTCGAGAGTCCTGACCATCTGAAGGAGCTCGACGTCCTTTGCAGAGAGGTCTTCCGCGACCTGCGCCCTGGTCAGGGCGATGCAAACGGCCCTGAGCGAGGCGAGATATTCCTGCCGGCCGGAAACGGCGCCGCACTCCTCCGCCACTCTCCAGTCGGGGATGAGGAGTTCGGGGCCAAGGGCCCGGATCCGTCCTGCGAGGGCCTCGGGGTCGGACCCGGCCGGACTGCACCGGCCACCGTCGAGGTCCCCGAACCAGTAGCGCTCCATGGGTACACTGTGGGCATGCAGGGAGCATTAACATAGCAGGCGCGGAAGAGATCTACGGATAGGAATCTGACAGACAATGATCATCGAGGCCATTATCTTCATCATCGGCATCATTCTCCTGGTCAAGGGTGCAGACTATTTTGTCGGCGGAGGGAGCGGGCTTGCGGCACGCTTCGGAGTTTCGGCGGCGACCATCGGGTTCACGGTCATCGCCTTCGGCACCTCGCTCCCCGAATTCGTGGTGAGCGTAAACGCCATCATCTCCCATGACGGGGGGATCGCACTCGGCAACGTGCTGGGCAGCAACATCGCCAACATCGCCCTGGTCCTCGCCCTCTGTGCCATCATCAACCCGAAGATCGTCGGGAGCAGAGCGACCGCAGGGCTGATGCTCAGAGAGACGTGGCTGATGCTCGCCGCCACCGTGCTCTTCCTCCTCCTTGCGATGCGAGGGGCCTTCGACGTCTGGGCGGGGGCCGCGATGCTCATCGCCTTCGTCGCCATCCTTGCGGTCCTCTGGCGGGGTGGCGGGGCCGCGGCCGGAGCCGAAGGTGAGGTCAGGTCACATGGGAGGCGGGACATTATCCTCACTCTCGGGGGACTGCTTGCCGTGATCATCGGTGCGCAACTCGTTGTCGACACCGCGGTGAAGATCGCCGGCGCCCTCGGCGTCCCGACCTTCATCATCGGGCTCTCGATCGTAGCGATCGGCACCTCCCTCCCCGAACTTGCGACCTCGATCGTCGCGATCATGAAGAACGAGGGCGGGATCTCGGTCGGGAACATCCTGGGCAGCAACATCTTCAACCTCCTCTTCGTGATGGGCGTGGGGGCCCTCATCAGCCCGGTGCTGATCGGGAGTCTCACCGATGTGCTCATCACCGCCGCCTTCTCCGCGGCGGTCATCCCCCTCTTCCTGCTCGGCGACCGGATGACCAGACTCTGGGCGGCGGGTCTGCTCGCGGCGTACGCCCTCTATATCGGCGCGATCTTCGGGCTGCTCTAGAAGACCGCCACCCCGAGCGAGGAGAGGATGACCGGGAGCATCACCGCCCCCATACAGGAGACTCTCCTCACCTGGACGAGCGCCGGGACCGTTCCGATCAGGGTCGCCGCCGCAAGGATGAAGAGTCCGAAGGGGCCGCAGAGGAGAAACGAGAGGAGCGTGACCGAGAGGACCACCCCGATATGAAGGGGGGCGAGCCTCACCCTCGCGAAGAGTGCGGCCCCCCTGGAACAGAAGAGCGTGAGGAGATAGGCGACCGTCGCTGCAAGGGCGGCAACGAGCAGGAGAAGAGAGAGCGGCGGGAGATCAAAGGTGGCGAGAGCAACCATCACCCCGTTCCTCGTCCTGCCAAGGGCATACAGGGCCGAAAGTCCGAGGAAGGCGTTGGCGGTGTTCGCGGCGCTGGTGGCAAGAAGATAGCCCCGCCGGTCCTGGCCGTAGTCGATGACCGAGGCGAGGAGGGCGTTGGCGGTGGCATTGGAGAGGCCGGGCAGCCAGCCGACGACCGCCCCCGCAACCGAGCCGGTGAAAGAGCAGCGCAGCACGTCCCGTCTCTCCGGGTACGAGACTTCCCCGGCCTGAGCGGGCATCCGGCCGCCGCTCGCGAAGAGGATGACCGCAACCCCGAAGAGACCGGAGAGGAGGGGCATCAGGACCGAGGTGCTCCCATGCCAGGCGAGAAAGGAATACCTGAAGACGAATAGCCCGAGGAACCCTGAAACCAGGAAGACCGCGGCCGACCATTCGGGGGATTCGGAGAAGACGACCAGAGCACAGGCGACGACAAGGAGGAGGAGCCCGATCCCCCAGTCGATCGCAGGCTGCAGGAGCGGAAGGATGACGAGGAAGAGGAGCGAGAGGGGGAGGGCACAGGCGACGGCACTGGCGCTCCCGAGCGCGGAGATCCGCACCGCCTCCGCACCCCGCCCCTCCAGGCAGAGGGCGTGGGCAGGTAGGACCATCACCGCGGTGTCCGCGTCCGGCACCCCGAGAAAGGTGGACGGGACGCAATCCAGGAAGGTGTGGGTGACGAGGGCGGCGACGAGCGCGGCGGCGAGGGCTTCAGCCCCCAGGGTACCGAGCAGGACGGAAGAGAGGGAGAGAAGGAGGGCGGCCATGGTGTTGACGTGCACGCCGGGCACCAACCCGCTGACCGTTCCCAGCGCCACTCCCGCCAGAATACCGAGGAGGAGGGAGGCGACCACAGAGGAGACTCCACCCCACGTCCATATATATTTCCCGGCCCGGAGGGGAAACGGTGATATCCAGGCCGCACCGAACCTTTCTCGATGTTGATCGCGATCACCCGGCTCCCTGAAAAGGCGGGGAGGGACGCCGCCCTCTGCGCCGAGTTCGGCCATGAGTGTTATACTGTCTCACCACTCAGGGCCGAACTCATCGAAGATGCAATCGCCCGGTTCGTGGCCGAAGCGAACCGAGGCGCCTTCGACTGCATCTTCTTCACCAGCGCCCTCCCGGCAGAGGTCATCGCCCCGAAACTCTCCCTCCCCGACGGCGTGAAGAGTGTCGCCATCGGCCCGCAGACGGCGCGGACCCTTGCGCGGCACGGGATCGAGGCCGAGACTCTTCCCTCCTTCTACTCGGCCGACTTCGCCCCGTACCTCGGCGAGTGGCTGGCAGGGCGGCGGGTCGGGA contains:
- a CDS encoding TIM barrel protein; amino-acid sequence: MKRPYLVGAGIRSDDEKTFPALAAMYHTGEIDHIQVQINPEDQQTFKRHIETIAAGGVKVVVHAPHHGHGLNPCAPTAYETWSEVEARAWTELALAETAEAADLTGAETIVLHTGRYLPGREEEAVATFETFLDEFFDPRFVLENLPSVYADYPLLGNTADELKSLGGGRIRGYCLDFAHLFCTANYLGVPYADLLAPFADLPLLLFHLSNSRRGSITDEHLALDHPEGGLNFAEVVPFIAAHPTIETSLEYKENDPAVYVAQLKAFDALYREHL
- a CDS encoding DUF1614 domain-containing protein, with amino-acid sequence MARRCFFNPFSLLMIGFLFLVLLFLIPFLFLSIIGSAFAKLGFSAGTVFLILIFTLVGSLVNIPLTTLKTGGPVRMEKTYSPFYGWVYRIPEVAPETTVAINLGGALIPLFISVYLLGRALLIPGGTTVFFLALVGVLIVALITHRVARPVPGLGIATPFFVPPLAALIVALVLSLFVGGGEAAVIAAPVIAYISGTLGTLIGADLLNLRRLGELGAPMVSIGGAGTFDGVFLSGVLAAFLA
- a CDS encoding calcium/sodium antiporter, with product MIIEAIIFIIGIILLVKGADYFVGGGSGLAARFGVSAATIGFTVIAFGTSLPEFVVSVNAIISHDGGIALGNVLGSNIANIALVLALCAIINPKIVGSRATAGLMLRETWLMLAATVLFLLLAMRGAFDVWAGAAMLIAFVAILAVLWRGGGAAAGAEGEVRSHGRRDIILTLGGLLAVIIGAQLVVDTAVKIAGALGVPTFIIGLSIVAIGTSLPELATSIVAIMKNEGGISVGNILGSNIFNLLFVMGVGALISPVLIGSLTDVLITAAFSAAVIPLFLLGDRMTRLWAAGLLAAYALYIGAIFGLL
- a CDS encoding type II toxin-antitoxin system HicB family antitoxin, with amino-acid sequence MDQFSVIVEKADGNYSAYSPDLPGCVVAGASMEEAEERMRGCARQSSSTSRGSEKTAGCSDLIPCVLTPVDQSP
- a CDS encoding uroporphyrinogen-III synthase, with translation MLIAITRLPEKAGRDAALCAEFGHECYTVSPLRAELIEDAIARFVAEANRGAFDCIFFTSALPAEVIAPKLSLPDGVKSVAIGPQTARTLARHGIEAETLPSFYSADFAPYLGEWLAGRRVGIPRAAVPNPGLLDAIRSAGGEACEYPSYRLIPSGEALDTGRADAVLFTSASSFREAGWTRRPGQIVAAIGRVTAAAMEEGGVPPDVVGDGSLAGTLATLNKHAEEKNNHA
- a CDS encoding fibrillarin-like rRNA/tRNA 2'-O-methyltransferase codes for the protein MIWLDGVLVSPGEGGVYGERMVGECRVWNPYRSKFAAYAMLGGTFDLTADLRVLYLGAANGTTVSHVADYVEVAYAVEFAPRPMQDLLEVCRHRKNIIPIMADAGRPAAYQGVVETVDLIYQDVAQPDQVRIALANLPFLRPGGTFILMLKTRSVDIRKSPKEVADETVRALEEGGLVVKEVKWLEPYHHDHAAIVCEALK
- a CDS encoding tripartite tricarboxylate transporter permease, which translates into the protein MVASLLLGILAGVALGTVSGLVPGVHVNTMAALLLSLSSVLLGTLGAEALAAALVAALVTHTFLDCVPSTFLGVPDADTAVMVLPAHALCLEGRGAEAVRISALGSASAVACALPLSLLFLVILPLLQPAIDWGIGLLLLVVACALVVFSESPEWSAAVFLVSGFLGLFVFRYSFLAWHGSTSVLMPLLSGLFGVAVILFASGGRMPAQAGEVSYPERRDVLRCSFTGSVAGAVVGWLPGLSNATANALLASVIDYGQDRRGYLLATSAANTANAFLGLSALYALGRTRNGVMVALATFDLPPLSLLLLVAALAATVAYLLTLFCSRGAALFARVRLAPLHIGVVLSVTLLSFLLCGPFGLFILAAATLIGTVPALVQVRRVSCMGAVMLPVILSSLGVAVF
- a CDS encoding NOP5/NOP56 family protein — translated: MERYWFGDLDGGRCSPAGSDPEALAGRIRALGPELLIPDWRVAEECGAVSGRQEYLASLRAVCIALTRAQVAEDLSAKDVELLQMVRTLDEVDHVINLLLERAVDWQAVIDPGFTRKYRRGGKALGGKIMRSRSPPLRQVGREIEALGEMRRRLARDVSRQADVVLPNTSALVGGLVAARLMAAAGGLVPLSRMPGATVQVLGARSALFAHIRGSAPSPKHGVIFQHRRVHNAPRNLRGRVARVLAAKLVIAARIDCYRGELDEAFLDKAQARIDAAGELA